The DNA window TGGCAGGACTTGGAGATTCAGCAGCAAACCAAAGTGGCTTCATAGGAGCCAAAATAGTTGCTAGCAAACCAGTATCTGTCACTAATGGTAATTCTAATGGATTCTACGCCACTATTGCTGCAGGAGATTTTCCTGACGGCTCAGACCTGATTATGGATCAATCAGTACCTACTAATCGTCTTGGAAATGAATTTGCCATGGTTAAAAGTATCTCTACCAGTAGTGATAATATGGAAGGTGGAATTATCATCGCAACACAAAACAATACGGAAATTTACCTTAATGCCGGGACAACACCTGTAGCAACAATTAACGAAGGAGACTATTATAGAATTTTAGCAAATGCTTATGTTACTCAAACTGGAGGACACTCAAACATCTACATCCGAACTACTAAAAATGTATACTTATATCAATTAATAGGTTCTGGAAATGCCAACAATACGGGAGGATACAATTACATTCCACCTTTAAATTGTTTCTTACCCCGAAAAATTGATGAGATTGGTAAAATCCAGGAAATGCCAACCTATACTGGTAATGTTACTTTAAAACTCAATATTCTAACCGAGGCTGGTGCAGCTGTAACAGTAAATGGTACAACACCTACTGCAGCGCAGGGCCCATTTCCTCTTACAGGAAATACACAATGGGTAACTTACGGGATACAAGGTATCACAGGCAATGTGACAATTACATCTACTAAGGCAGTAACTGCTGGAATCAACGGTGGGTATAATACAGCAGGTTATGGCGGATATTTCGCAGGATTCTCATCTATTCCGGTAATTGCCAAACAAACAGGGGACTGTATTCCTGGAATTGTACTAGAAGTTGATGATAGTTTTGAAACTTATCAATGGTCATTGAACGGAAATCCGATTCCTGGCGCTACAAGCAATTCATATACTCCAACTCAATCAGGGAATTACTCTGTAAGAATTACTGTAGGAAGTTGTCCACCGGCAACAACTCCTGTTTATAAAGTATTCTCTTGTCTTGAACAATCTACTAAAGCAATAACACTTTGCGAAGGCTATCAGGCAATTGTTCCAGAATTTACAAATTCAACCCAAACATATGTTCCCGGAACAGTAACGATTGTTACCCCGCCTACTAATGGAGCTGCAACTATTGATCCTGTAACTGGAGTCATTACTTACGTTCCTAATTTCGGTTATTTCGGTCCGGATACTCTTGTCTATAAGTTCTGTGGAAATGCTCCTGAATTTATCGATTGTGAGCAGATAACATTGAGTTTAATCGTGTCTGCTACACCAGTTGTTAATAATGCTGCTCTAAGAACTTGTTTTCTTGAACAAAACCTTGCGACGGGTCTGTTTAACCTTACAACAGCAGGAGTAACTTCACAAACTGGAATTACGAAAAAATATTATCCATCTCCAACTGATGCTATTAACGGCACAAATGAAATTACAAACCCAATTACATATATTGCTCCAACCGGTGTAGTATATATTAAGGTAATTAATGCTAATGGATGTTATAAAGTTGCCGAAGTAACACTTACTGTTATGGCTCCTGTAAAATCTGCAGTGTTAGTTGACAAAATTATCTGTATGGAAGATAAGACAACCCTTGATGCTGGTCCTGGATTCAACACTTACGAGTGGAGTACCGGAGCAAATACACAATCCATAACCAACGTTGGAGTGGGAACTTATTGGGTAAAATTAAAAACAGGAGAATGTACAACATTACAAACAGTAAACGTCTATGCATCAGAACAACCTGTTATTTCAAATATCGATATTACAAGCAATACAGTTACGGTTTATGCTTTAGGTGGAACACCTCCATATAAATATTCTATAGACAATATCAACTGGCAGGACTCTAATATATTCAATAATATTCCGCGGGGTGATGCTACTGTTTATGTTAAGGACGCTTATGACTGCGATCCCATTAATGTAAGTATCACTGTTCCTAATTTAGTGAATGTAATTACTCCGAATGATGATGGAGTGAACGATTTTATTGACTATTCATCATTATCATACAAGCCTAATTTAACATTCAATATTTATGACAGGTATGGTGCTAAAATCCATGAGGGAAATAAACTTAATGGATATAAATGGAATGGTACAACAAATGGAAGCAAAAGAGTATCTACTGGAAACTACTGGTTTGATATAAGCTGGAGTGAACCAAATAAAAGGCAAACACCTATAAAATATTCAGGCTGGATCTTGGTAAAAAACAGGGAATAACAGTTTTAAAATATCTATATCAAAACCACGATTTGAAATCGTGGTTTTTTTATTGTTTTTTCAACACATTAATGCTTTTTATTATTAAATTTGCGTTAAAAGCTAGCGCTAAATGAAGAAAACTCTATCTTTTCTATTAATATTTTATATTTTCACGTCTGCTTTTGCACAATTAGACAGGGAACACTGGTTTGCTCCAATGGTAGATAGAACAGGTAATCCCAATCCGTATCAAAATTTGTATTTATCTACCAATCGAATAACATCGTTTCCGGTTAGTATTTATAACAATAATGTTTTGATTGGCACAGTAAATATAAGCAAGAATAACCCTCAGAAATTTGATGTATTAAGAGATTACATTATCACTACCCAACAAACGGATCTCTTTACTCCTACGTCAAAAGGACTTTACTTAAAAGCTGAATTTCCGTTTTATGCTAATTTAAGATTCTCTGTATTTAATCATGCCGAGATTATTACTTCGAAAGGTATTCCATCCACTGGAAAAGTCTTCTATGCTGCAAATGCACCACTTAGCGTCAATAATCCCATCCTAAATTTCATGACAAGTATTCTGGCAACAGAAGATAATACTACAGTTACCATATCAGGATATAAACCAGTTGTACAATTCTCAAATGGAACAACAGGGGCAAGTAATCCGGTCATGACTTTCACTCTTAATAAAGGTAAATCATACATTATTGATGGTATAGGAGATATTACAGGAAACTCCGATGGTTTTATAGGAGCTAAAATAGTTGCTAATAAACCAGTCAACATTACCAATGGTAATTTTAATGGCCAATATGCCGGAAACTTTCTTACAAGTTCTGATATTTTAATGGACCAGTCCGTCCCCGTTGAAAGGCTTGGTAATGAATTTGCCCTTGTAAAAGGAAATGGAAATCTCGGCGCAAATATGGAAGAGGTACTTGTAATTGCAACCGAAGATAACACTCAGGTTCTTGTTAATAATGAATTAATTCCTATTACAACCCTAAATACAGGACAATATTTTGTGATCCCGGATAGTAAATATCAATTGCAGGGAAATAATCATTATAACCTATACATCAGAACCTCAAAAAACGCTTATATATATCAGATGTTAGCAGGAACTTCTGTTGCAGGTGATGAAGTTGCAACAGGTGGTTTTAATTTCATTCCAGCCTTAAATTGTTACTTACCAAAACAAATTAATGAGCTCGGTTTTATTGATGAAAATTTTGTCTACTCCAATATTAATCCGAATGGGATTCTCAACATTCCAACAAAGCTAAATCTAATTACAGAAAGAGGAGCAAATGTAACGGTAAATGGTATTACTCCTCCAACTACAACTGGTCCATTTAATATGACAGGTACAAACAATTGGGTCACTTATGGAATTCCTAATGTTACCGGAACGATTACGGTCGTTTCTGATAAGGCTATTACTGCCGGTATTAATGCTGGAAGCGACGCAGTAGGATACGGAGGCTTTTTTGCGGGTTTCCCAACTCAGCCGGTTATTTTAAAATCAGGAGGAGATTGTGTTCCCGGAATTGTCCTTACGGTAGATCCAACAATTTACAATGCCTATCAGTGGTACAGAAATGGAGCCATTATTCCGGGAGCTACAGGAATAACGTATATTCCAACACAATCAGGAAATTACACTTGTGCAGTTACTATGGGAAGTTGTGCCCCTCTAATTACCCTGCCATATAAAGTTTTAAATTGTACCAATCAAACTACTGCTACTTATGATGTTTGTACAAGTCATGTGATAACTCCGGCTTTTACCAATTCACCACAAGCTCCGGTTGTATCCACAATAGCTATTACAACACCCCCTACTTCAGGAACAGCAACTATAAATCCTACCACTGGTGTTATCACTTACAATGTTACCAACCCAGGAACTGCCGGAACTGACACTTTTACATATACATTTTGCGGTAATGATCCAGATTTTCCAGATTGTGAAACCGTAACTGTAACAATAAATATCAAAGTTATTACTGTAACGGATACAAGTTTATCTGCCTGCAGTATTAATGGTCAGGGAACATTTAATCTTACATTAGCAAATGTTACCACAAATACCCCGGTAACAATCACATACTATCCTACTCTTATCGATGCACAAACAGAAAATGCGGCAGCACTGATAACAACCCCCAACACCTATTCGGCACCAAATGGTACTATTGTATATGCTGTTGTAAAAAATAATTTGGGATGTAAGAGTATTGCTAAAATAACACTCAATTTATATCCTGTGGCAATTGTCCTACAAAATTATACAGGTACTTTTTGTGATGATAATTTTGATGGCATTGTAACGGTTATCCTACCCAACATTACACCCTTGGTTTTAACTAACAGCACCTACTTCCCAAACGTCCGATATTATGCTAATTTTGCTGATGCCGACGCTGGAAACACAAGTACACTACCCAATACATGGAGTTTTAGTGCCTCAACAACCATATTTATAAGAGTAGATTCCCCTGATGGATGTGCAAAAGTTATTCAGCCTCTGAATTTCGTAATTGGTGCCAGGATCCCGCTGATAAAAGACACCGTAACAGAAAACTATTGCGATGATGATCTAGATGGAATTAAACAGGTTAACCTATCCCAATATATCAGTCAGTTTACTGCTGATCCACTAGTAACAGTAAGTTTTCATGGAAGTCTTTCGGATGCTCAGAATGATATCAGCCCAATTACTAACCCAGCAACCATAACGGGTACCCAAACGATATATGTAAGATTTGAAAAACCCGGAGTTTGTGCCCAAATAGGAAAGATTATCATCACCATTAAAACTCCGAGAAAATCTGATCTCCTGACTGATCAAATTATCTGCCCTAAAACAAGAACTACATTGGATGCAGGTCCAGGTTTTGAAAGTTATCTTTGGAGTACAGGAGCCACTACTCAATCGATTTCCAACATTCCTGCCGGCAGCTATTGGGTTGACCTAAAATATAATGGCTGTATATACAGACAATTTGTAAATGTTGTTGAATCCCAATCTCCAGCCATTATTTCAATAGATATTAATGGTAGTACTGTAACTATTGGAGCAAGCGGGGGAACACCACCGTACGAGTATTCATTAGATGGAACTACATGGCAAACTTCAAATGTCTTTCAAAACTTACCTAGAGGCAGCTATATTGCCTATGTAAGAGATTCTAAAAGGTGTGAAGATGTTCAAAGACCTTTTACCATCATAAACCTGATCAACACGATTACTCCAAACGATGATGGCCATAATGATGGAATAGATTACTCTGCATTAATGACTAAGGAAAATATTGAGTTTAGAATATATGACAGATATGGTGCAGAAATTTTCCGTGGCACTTCATCAAATCGTTACACTTGGGATGGAAAATTAGGTGGCAGGCCAGTGAATACAGCAACCTACTGGTATACGATCAGCTGGACTGAATTCGGAGCCAGTACTACCGTAAAATATTCAAGCTGGCTATTGGTTAAAAATAGATAATCAAGAATCTCATCCTTATAAAAAATGCTAAAACAATAATGTTATAACATTCATTAACAATTATGAACCAAAGTTTAATATAACTTTAACCTGTTTTCACTATCTATATAGGTATAAATTGATGTAATTCTGTGTAATTTTGCCCTAATATATGAAGAAACTTATTACTCTATTGCTGCTGGTTTTTCTGGCAAAAATCAACGCTCAAGTCTATTCCGGGGAAGTATTTCTCAGAGATAATTCAATACTATATCTTAATCAGGTTTATGTAACGAATCTTAATACACAGAGAACCGTTCTTACAGATTACAATGGAGATTTTAATATCCAGGCTAACCCTGGTGATATCATCCGTTTCACTTCCATTGTTACAGAAAGGAAAGATATTCAGCTTACCCCTCAAATGTTTGGTCCTAAAAGCTTAATTGAATTAAAAATTGCTTATCATGATATTCAGGAAGTTGTTATCAGCAGATTTAAACCAACTGGGAATTTAAGATATGATGTAAATGCAATAGCTAAAAAAGACAAAGCCCTCGAACTGAAAAAAGTAATTGGTCTACCAGAGCCCAAAGGAGATGGAAATCCCCCTCAACTTCCTGTGGCAGGGCTACGTGATGGTGGATTGACTTTCAGTCTGGAAAGTATTTATGATATCTTATCTGGTGAAAGAAAAAAGCAACAACGTTATGTAGCTTATGAAAACATGAATAATTCAGTTACTCAGATAAAAAATTATTTAGGTAAGGATTATTTTGTGAAATTTAAAATCCCGGAAAATCTAATTGATAACTTCTTGCAATTCGTTTATTCTTCTGAAAATATACAGCCATATATACAGGCTGGAAATTTTGAAGCTGTAAAAATTCCAATTGAAAAGTATTTACCTATCTATCAGAGAAGACTGAGAAACTCTCATCTTCAGGATATTATAAAATAAAAGGCATATTTTTTAGAGATTACTTAAAATTATTGTTTGCTTGATAATATATTCTTAAATTTATCTCACGAACTTGTGTTTAAAATAAAAACATTTTTAGTTCGTTATCATATTTAAAACTAACTGGCCCGAACACAAATTAAGGAGAAACACCAAATTTTTAACTTAATATTTGTTGAATGAAAAAGTTGCTTTTATCTTTTTGTACAATTATGTGCTTTAGTCTCTCTGCCCAAAAAAAAGGAAAAGACTATACTAATATCATAAAAAGTAAAAACATTTATGAAATAAATGCTTTTCTAAGAGATGCTCA is part of the Chryseobacterium paludis genome and encodes:
- a CDS encoding T9SS type B sorting domain-containing protein — its product is MKKTLSFLLIFYIFTSAFAQLDREHWFAPMVDRTGNPNPYQNLYLSTNRITSFPVSIYNNNVLIGTVNISKNNPQKFDVLRDYIITTQQTDLFTPTSKGLYLKAEFPFYANLRFSVFNHAEIITSKGIPSTGKVFYAANAPLSVNNPILNFMTSILATEDNTTVTISGYKPVVQFSNGTTGASNPVMTFTLNKGKSYIIDGIGDITGNSDGFIGAKIVANKPVNITNGNFNGQYAGNFLTSSDILMDQSVPVERLGNEFALVKGNGNLGANMEEVLVIATEDNTQVLVNNELIPITTLNTGQYFVIPDSKYQLQGNNHYNLYIRTSKNAYIYQMLAGTSVAGDEVATGGFNFIPALNCYLPKQINELGFIDENFVYSNINPNGILNIPTKLNLITERGANVTVNGITPPTTTGPFNMTGTNNWVTYGIPNVTGTITVVSDKAITAGINAGSDAVGYGGFFAGFPTQPVILKSGGDCVPGIVLTVDPTIYNAYQWYRNGAIIPGATGITYIPTQSGNYTCAVTMGSCAPLITLPYKVLNCTNQTTATYDVCTSHVITPAFTNSPQAPVVSTIAITTPPTSGTATINPTTGVITYNVTNPGTAGTDTFTYTFCGNDPDFPDCETVTVTINIKVITVTDTSLSACSINGQGTFNLTLANVTTNTPVTITYYPTLIDAQTENAAALITTPNTYSAPNGTIVYAVVKNNLGCKSIAKITLNLYPVAIVLQNYTGTFCDDNFDGIVTVILPNITPLVLTNSTYFPNVRYYANFADADAGNTSTLPNTWSFSASTTIFIRVDSPDGCAKVIQPLNFVIGARIPLIKDTVTENYCDDDLDGIKQVNLSQYISQFTADPLVTVSFHGSLSDAQNDISPITNPATITGTQTIYVRFEKPGVCAQIGKIIITIKTPRKSDLLTDQIICPKTRTTLDAGPGFESYLWSTGATTQSISNIPAGSYWVDLKYNGCIYRQFVNVVESQSPAIISIDINGSTVTIGASGGTPPYEYSLDGTTWQTSNVFQNLPRGSYIAYVRDSKRCEDVQRPFTIINLINTITPNDDGHNDGIDYSALMTKENIEFRIYDRYGAEIFRGTSSNRYTWDGKLGGRPVNTATYWYTISWTEFGASTTVKYSSWLLVKNR
- a CDS encoding T9SS type B sorting domain-containing protein — translated: MKKYLLSLFLFLITLNTLFAQRDTDHWFAPYFDNSSTSATNYTHGLYFSTDSTTPFDVKIYSNNVVIGTVTISKNNPQSFALGAQYIRTTSSSSAAVPTNLGVYTKGDKPYFTSLRIYNSSHGEIVTSKGKAGIGTEFYAAATPMTVNSTSNNFTTGIMATEDNTTVTVSGYDPNIQFINNTTPPLSMTVNLNKGQSYILAGLGDSAANQSGFIGAKIVASKPVSVTNGNSNGFYATIAAGDFPDGSDLIMDQSVPTNRLGNEFAMVKSISTSSDNMEGGIIIATQNNTEIYLNAGTTPVATINEGDYYRILANAYVTQTGGHSNIYIRTTKNVYLYQLIGSGNANNTGGYNYIPPLNCFLPRKIDEIGKIQEMPTYTGNVTLKLNILTEAGAAVTVNGTTPTAAQGPFPLTGNTQWVTYGIQGITGNVTITSTKAVTAGINGGYNTAGYGGYFAGFSSIPVIAKQTGDCIPGIVLEVDDSFETYQWSLNGNPIPGATSNSYTPTQSGNYSVRITVGSCPPATTPVYKVFSCLEQSTKAITLCEGYQAIVPEFTNSTQTYVPGTVTIVTPPTNGAATIDPVTGVITYVPNFGYFGPDTLVYKFCGNAPEFIDCEQITLSLIVSATPVVNNAALRTCFLEQNLATGLFNLTTAGVTSQTGITKKYYPSPTDAINGTNEITNPITYIAPTGVVYIKVINANGCYKVAEVTLTVMAPVKSAVLVDKIICMEDKTTLDAGPGFNTYEWSTGANTQSITNVGVGTYWVKLKTGECTTLQTVNVYASEQPVISNIDITSNTVTVYALGGTPPYKYSIDNINWQDSNIFNNIPRGDATVYVKDAYDCDPINVSITVPNLVNVITPNDDGVNDFIDYSSLSYKPNLTFNIYDRYGAKIHEGNKLNGYKWNGTTNGSKRVSTGNYWFDISWSEPNKRQTPIKYSGWILVKNRE